In Hamadaea flava, a genomic segment contains:
- a CDS encoding beta-galactosidase, giving the protein MTARFPARPAGIAYGGDYNPEQWPREVQLEDVELMREAGVTMVSVAIFAWALLEPEEGRYEFGWLDEIVDRLHANGIAVDLATPTAATPAWFVQAYPDSLPVTREGVRVGFGGREHSCPSSPDYRAATARLATAMAEHYRDHPALVLWHVHNEYGAPLGECYCPASVRAFRTWLRARYGNLDALNDAWGTIFWSQRYTDWEQIDAPRHNHTAVNPAQRLDFARFTSDEHLACYTLQRDILHQITPDVPVTTNFMTTNCKSMDLWKWAREVDVVSNNHYLNAEEPDNHLVLSMSADLARSVGGGRPWIIMEHSTSAVNWQPRNIAKGPGELRRNSLTHVARGADGVMFFQWRASRFGAEKFHSAMVPQGGTGTQVWRDVVALGGELSALSAVRGEPVPAEVAVVWDFESYWALELDWRPSVDLAFRERVDAYYAELWREHVTVDFVHPESDLTAYKVVVAPSLYLLGEAGAKNLHAYVHGGGTLVVSYFSGIVDEHDTVPVGPYPGALRDTLGLWVEEFHPLRAGERVALDGGGDGRIWSEHVHLAGASQVRAFASGPDAGRPAVTRNAVGDGHAWYVATAPSDLRDLLGSVLDAAGVDVPVGLPDTLEVVVRGSQRFLVNHGSAEATAYGVTVPAGEIVVVPA; this is encoded by the coding sequence GTGACGGCACGTTTTCCGGCACGCCCCGCGGGGATCGCCTACGGCGGCGACTACAACCCGGAGCAGTGGCCCCGCGAGGTGCAGCTGGAGGACGTCGAGCTGATGCGCGAGGCCGGGGTGACCATGGTCAGCGTCGCCATCTTCGCCTGGGCGCTACTGGAGCCGGAAGAGGGCCGCTACGAGTTCGGCTGGCTCGACGAGATCGTGGATCGGTTGCACGCCAACGGGATCGCCGTCGACCTCGCCACCCCCACGGCGGCCACGCCGGCCTGGTTCGTCCAGGCGTACCCGGACAGCCTGCCGGTCACGCGCGAAGGCGTACGCGTGGGATTCGGCGGGCGGGAACACTCGTGCCCCAGCTCGCCCGACTACCGCGCGGCCACCGCACGCCTCGCGACCGCCATGGCCGAGCACTATCGCGACCACCCCGCGCTCGTCCTGTGGCACGTGCACAACGAGTACGGCGCGCCGCTCGGCGAGTGCTACTGCCCGGCGAGCGTACGCGCGTTCCGGACCTGGCTGCGCGCCCGCTACGGAAACCTCGATGCGCTCAACGACGCCTGGGGGACGATCTTCTGGAGCCAGCGATACACCGACTGGGAGCAGATCGACGCGCCGCGCCACAACCACACGGCCGTCAATCCCGCGCAGCGCCTGGACTTCGCCCGCTTCACCAGCGACGAGCACCTGGCCTGCTACACCCTCCAGCGCGACATCCTGCACCAGATCACCCCGGACGTACCGGTGACCACGAACTTCATGACGACCAACTGCAAGTCGATGGATCTCTGGAAGTGGGCGCGCGAGGTCGACGTGGTCTCCAACAACCACTACCTCAACGCCGAAGAGCCGGACAACCACCTCGTCCTGTCGATGTCCGCCGATCTGGCACGCTCCGTCGGCGGCGGCCGGCCGTGGATCATCATGGAACACTCGACCAGCGCGGTGAACTGGCAGCCGCGCAACATCGCCAAAGGCCCCGGCGAACTGCGACGCAACAGCCTCACGCACGTCGCACGCGGCGCCGACGGCGTCATGTTCTTCCAGTGGCGCGCCTCGCGCTTCGGTGCGGAGAAGTTCCACTCCGCGATGGTCCCGCAAGGTGGGACGGGCACGCAGGTGTGGCGGGACGTGGTCGCGCTGGGCGGCGAGCTTTCGGCTCTTTCAGCGGTACGCGGAGAGCCGGTCCCGGCCGAGGTGGCCGTCGTCTGGGACTTCGAGTCCTACTGGGCGCTCGAACTGGACTGGCGGCCGTCGGTGGACCTCGCCTTCCGTGAGCGCGTCGACGCGTACTACGCCGAGCTGTGGCGCGAGCACGTCACCGTCGACTTCGTCCACCCCGAATCCGACCTGACGGCGTACAAGGTCGTCGTCGCGCCCAGCCTGTATCTGCTCGGCGAGGCCGGGGCCAAGAACCTGCACGCGTACGTCCACGGTGGCGGGACGCTGGTCGTCTCGTACTTCTCCGGGATCGTCGACGAGCACGACACGGTACCGGTCGGGCCGTATCCGGGCGCGCTGCGCGACACTCTCGGGCTGTGGGTCGAGGAGTTCCACCCGTTGCGGGCGGGGGAGCGGGTGGCCCTGGACGGCGGCGGGGACGGCCGGATCTGGTCCGAGCACGTGCACCTCGCCGGGGCGTCGCAGGTCCGGGCGTTCGCCAGCGGTCCCGACGCCGGCCGTCCGGCGGTGACCCGCAACGCCGTCGGCGACGGGCACGCGTGGTACGTCGCCACCGCCCCGTCGGACCTGCGCGACCTGCTCGGGTCGGTGCTCGACGCGGCCGGCGTGGACGTCCCCGTCGGCCTGCCCGACACCCTGGAGGTCGTCGTACGCGGTTCGCAGCGGTTCCTCGTCAACCACGGATCGGCCGAAGCCACGGCGTACGGGGTGACCGTTCCGGCGGGCGAGATCGTGGTCGTGCCGGCCTGA
- a CDS encoding glycoside hydrolase family 53 protein, whose translation MLRPTLARAFFAAAATVAVAAGTLTAPAPAVAANTLTMRGADVSSVQRAIDLGAPYYDASGVARDPLDILKALGVNYVRLRVWNNPASGYNNKAKVLAYAKTVKAKGLSLLIDFHYSDTWADPGKQYKPAAWAGHGISALQTDVYNYTYDVCNSLKAQGTTPDSVQIGNEINVGMLWNDGKVVNNDFTNLSLLLKSGYNATKACNSGTKVIIHTADADSDANMRWFYDGITAKGVTWDITGLSYYCFWHGSLTNLYNVIVDARTRYGKPVSIMETAYPFTAANADSQANAVSSSTPCSGYAATWAGQATEFTHVQNTARNAGAIGVFYWEPTWYAVAGNGWDPANINGTGDEWDNMAIFNWTGHINPNVVWTP comes from the coding sequence ATGCTCCGACCCACTCTCGCTCGCGCGTTCTTCGCCGCCGCGGCCACCGTCGCCGTCGCGGCCGGAACGCTCACCGCCCCGGCCCCAGCCGTGGCAGCCAACACCCTCACGATGCGCGGCGCGGACGTCTCATCCGTGCAGCGGGCGATCGACCTCGGTGCGCCGTACTACGACGCGTCCGGGGTCGCCCGTGATCCGCTCGACATCCTCAAGGCGCTGGGCGTCAACTACGTCCGGCTGCGCGTCTGGAACAACCCGGCCAGCGGCTACAACAACAAGGCCAAGGTGCTGGCGTACGCGAAGACGGTGAAGGCCAAGGGATTGAGCCTGCTCATCGACTTCCACTACTCCGACACCTGGGCCGACCCGGGCAAGCAGTACAAGCCGGCGGCCTGGGCCGGCCATGGCATCAGCGCGCTGCAGACCGACGTCTACAACTACACCTACGACGTGTGCAACAGCCTCAAGGCGCAGGGCACCACGCCGGACAGCGTCCAGATCGGCAACGAGATCAACGTCGGCATGCTCTGGAACGACGGCAAGGTGGTCAACAACGACTTCACCAACCTGAGCCTGCTGCTGAAGTCCGGCTACAACGCGACCAAGGCGTGCAACAGCGGCACCAAGGTCATCATCCACACCGCCGACGCGGACAGCGACGCCAACATGCGGTGGTTCTACGACGGCATCACCGCCAAGGGCGTCACCTGGGACATCACCGGCCTGTCGTACTACTGCTTCTGGCACGGCTCGCTGACCAACCTGTACAACGTCATCGTCGACGCCCGCACCCGGTACGGCAAGCCGGTCTCGATCATGGAGACGGCGTACCCGTTCACCGCCGCCAACGCCGACAGCCAGGCGAACGCGGTGTCCAGCTCCACACCGTGCAGCGGCTACGCGGCTACCTGGGCCGGGCAGGCCACAGAGTTCACCCACGTGCAGAACACCGCCCGCAACGCCGGGGCGATCGGTGTCTTCTACTGGGAGCCGACCTGGTACGCCGTCGCCGGCAACGGCTGGGACCCGGCGAACATCAACGGCACCGGCGACGAGTGGGACAACATGGCCATCTTCAACTGGACCGGCCACATCAACCCCAACGTCGTCTGGACCCCCTAA
- a CDS encoding ArsR/SmtB family transcription factor: MVVDAFAVLAEPTRRRILDELRQAPRTVGDLVGTLAISQPSVSKHLKVLRDAGFVTSQVAAQSRVYRVEPAPLRTVDEWLAPYRELWPRNLDALERHLDRKALEET, from the coding sequence GTGGTGGTTGACGCGTTCGCCGTACTCGCCGAGCCGACCCGGCGCCGGATCCTGGATGAGCTGCGCCAGGCCCCTCGCACCGTGGGGGACCTGGTCGGCACACTGGCGATCAGTCAGCCCTCGGTCTCCAAGCACCTCAAGGTGTTACGCGACGCCGGTTTCGTGACCAGTCAGGTCGCCGCGCAGTCCCGCGTCTACCGGGTCGAACCCGCACCGCTGCGAACCGTCGACGAGTGGCTCGCGCCCTACCGCGAGCTGTGGCCGCGGAACCTCGACGCGCTGGAGCGCCACCTCGACCGGAAAGCCTTGGAGGAAACATGA
- a CDS encoding SRPBCC family protein — protein sequence MSTFQPGPLREADATRTDDGRWTLKFVRELAHPPERVWAALTDPAQVGQWAPFRAERDLSELGATTLAMIDGDLAVDLPATVLRAEPPTLLEYAWGEDLLRWELTPTPAGTRLTLRHTVAGSDDLPRAAAGWHLCLDVAERLLDGRPVPPIRGRAALEHGWQDLHDAYAKELPGTLGE from the coding sequence ATGAGCACCTTCCAGCCCGGTCCGCTACGTGAAGCGGACGCGACGCGTACCGACGACGGCCGGTGGACGCTGAAGTTCGTCCGCGAGCTGGCCCACCCGCCGGAGCGTGTGTGGGCGGCGTTGACCGATCCGGCCCAGGTCGGGCAGTGGGCGCCGTTCCGCGCCGAACGCGATCTCAGCGAGCTGGGCGCGACGACGCTCGCCATGATCGACGGCGACCTCGCCGTGGACCTTCCCGCGACGGTGCTCCGCGCGGAGCCGCCGACCCTGTTGGAGTACGCCTGGGGCGAGGATCTGCTGCGCTGGGAGTTGACGCCGACGCCGGCCGGAACCCGGCTGACCTTGCGGCACACCGTTGCCGGATCGGATGACCTGCCGCGGGCGGCGGCTGGTTGGCACCTGTGCCTCGACGTCGCCGAGCGGCTGCTCGACGGCCGTCCCGTGCCGCCCATCCGGGGCCGGGCCGCATTGGAGCACGGCTGGCAGGATCTGCACGACGCTTACGCGAAGGAGCTGCCGGGTACCCTCGGCGAATGA
- a CDS encoding GNAT family N-acetyltransferase: MIQIRPAVIADAAELSRLYTENREFLRPWEPVRDETFFTKDGQEARLAIGEAARAAGIENRCVIVAPSGEVDAGGPSEIVGMISLTAIERGPVQGAHLGYWVAQSANGRGVGSAAVAAVLDLAFGELGLHRLEAGTLLHNAGSQKVLLRNGFEEIGVARRYIRIAGQWQDHLLFQRLAHDDES; the protein is encoded by the coding sequence ATGATCCAGATCCGTCCGGCGGTGATCGCCGACGCCGCGGAGTTGAGTCGTCTCTACACGGAGAATCGCGAGTTCCTGCGCCCCTGGGAACCCGTACGCGACGAGACGTTCTTCACGAAGGACGGACAGGAAGCTCGGTTGGCGATCGGCGAGGCCGCCCGGGCGGCCGGAATCGAGAACCGCTGCGTCATCGTGGCCCCGTCCGGCGAAGTGGACGCGGGCGGGCCGAGCGAGATCGTCGGCATGATCTCGCTGACCGCGATCGAGCGCGGCCCCGTCCAGGGCGCGCACCTCGGCTACTGGGTGGCCCAGTCGGCCAACGGCCGCGGCGTCGGCTCCGCCGCCGTCGCGGCGGTCCTCGACCTCGCGTTCGGGGAGCTGGGTCTGCACCGGCTGGAGGCCGGCACGCTGCTGCACAACGCCGGTTCGCAGAAGGTCCTGTTGCGCAACGGGTTCGAGGAGATCGGCGTCGCCCGGCGGTACATCAGGATCGCCGGCCAGTGGCAGGACCACCTGTTGTTCCAGCGGCTCGCCCATGACGACGAATCCTGA
- a CDS encoding Uma2 family endonuclease has protein sequence MPFEIHDQALSIVGPRSAWHECASDDVKGYLNRRCSTATGELFVPTGQNVRRPDVVGLSVSRQDLVRERTTMLSPGVIEVVVEIISHYSNKAKDRISVARDREQKFREYAAVGIPEYWIVDEALDDPLDASVEIYRLRGGGYVPIRVVLLSQLLTEKP, from the coding sequence GTGCCCTTCGAGATCCACGACCAGGCTCTGAGCATTGTCGGACCGCGATCTGCGTGGCACGAATGTGCGAGCGACGATGTCAAGGGTTATCTGAATCGTCGGTGCTCCACGGCAACGGGCGAACTCTTCGTGCCGACCGGGCAGAACGTCCGCCGACCTGACGTCGTCGGGCTAAGCGTGTCGCGGCAGGATCTGGTTCGCGAGCGGACGACGATGCTCAGTCCCGGTGTCATCGAGGTGGTCGTGGAGATCATCTCCCACTACAGCAACAAGGCTAAGGACCGGATATCGGTTGCCCGCGATCGCGAGCAGAAGTTCCGGGAGTACGCGGCGGTCGGCATTCCGGAGTACTGGATCGTGGACGAGGCGCTCGACGATCCCCTCGACGCATCGGTCGAGATTTACCGCCTGCGAGGCGGCGGCTACGTCCCGATTCGAGTTGTGCTCCTCTCACAACTGTTAACTGAGAAGCCCTGA